Genomic DNA from Gemmatimonadota bacterium:
AAACCGCCGGGACCGATGGAGCTGGACTGGATTTCGACTCGGCTTCAACCTGACATGCCCCGGGAACGGAGGCGGAGGAAAGTGGGATGACCGGCATGAAGACGGAGGTGCCCGCGGCGCCCGCGGCGTCAGGATCGTCACCGAACCCGCTTCCTCCGAGGGAGTTCCGACGATGGTCGGACGAAGCTGCGCGCAATTGCGTGCGAGCCGCGATCACCGCGCCGGCGTTCGAATGCGGTGAGCGGCCTTGTCCATGGACCGCTGAGCTACCTGATCCCGACCAGGCCTATGACTGACTCGTAGAGGGCTACGGCATCCCAGCCGGTGCCCTGGCGGAAGACGATGCGGGTGGGCCTGATGTGCCCCATTTCCTCGACATCTCCTTCGATCACCACGAGATCGGCGACCTTGCCCACCTCGACCGTGCCGATCTCGTCATCCATCCCGAGTACGGCGGCGCCGTTGGCCGTCATTATCCGCACCGCTTCGGGTGCGCTGAAGCCGGCTTCGCGCAGGAGTTGGAAGTTTCTCTGGTCACCCAGGCCCGGCGGGGCCGCGCCGTATCCGGTCGGGTCGACGCCTGCGGCCAGGAGCCCCCCGGCATCCACGAACGCCCGCTCGTACTCCATAGCCTTCGCGAGCAGCTCGGGCGGGATCGCACCTTCGGGATTGGAGCGACGCTCCTCCGCGATCGCCCTGACCTCCGCCGCGATCTCGGGCGCGAGCACCTCGTAGACGCGCTCGTCGATCGGTTCCCTTCCGTAGACCGAGATCTCGTACACAACCAAGGTCGAGGTCATGGCGACCCCGTTTTCGATCATGTCGCGGAAGGTGGCCTGGACCTCGGGTCCGTTCACGTCCAGGTCACCGTAAGTGGCGCGGAAGTTGGCCGGGCAATCGTCGGGTTCCTTGCCGGGGGCGTACTCGGAGTTGGCGAAGAGCCCGTGTTCCAGATTGTCGATGCCCAGAGCCACGGCCTCCCGATATCCGACCGAGCAGAGGTGAGCCGTGACCTTCACCCCGTTGGCGTGCGCCTCCTCGATCGCCGCGCCGAGTTCGGCTCGCGAGATCCAGGTGTACGCCTTGAACCAGGGGATGCCCTCCTCGGCCCAGTAGCGCACCACTCGCCGGGCCTGTTCGGGGCCTTCAAGCCGGGTCATGGTGGCGCTTCCCATCTCGCCGGTCAGGTACGGGCCGGTCGGGACGATGGTCGGACCGACCGCGCGACCGGCCTCGATCTCGCGCATGAGGTTGAGTTCGGCATAGGGTTGCCGGGCGCCGGTGGTCCTGATGGTGGTGACGCCGGAAGCCAGATAGAGCCTCGGTCCCGAGAACATGAGCTGTGCGGCCCGCCCCCTGCCCCCGGTGTAGTAGCTGTGATTGTGGAGACCGACGATCCCGGGAATAAGCGTGTGCCCGGTCATGTCCATGACCTCGGCATCGGCCGGCACCTCCACCTCTCCGTCGGCTCCGACCGCGGCTATGCGACCGTCGGCGATCACCACCGTCCGACCGGTCATGGCCGCGGCTCCCGTACCGTCGATGACCTTCACGTTGGTGAGGGCGACGGTCGGCGCGTCCACGGCGACGATCCCCCGAGGCTCGGGCGACTCTTCGGGCGGGGTCGCCTCCGGTTCCCCTTCCGGGCCCGCGCAGGCCATGAGGGCGAGGGCGAGTAGGGCCGGGCGCTTCGACAAGATGATCTTCACAGCTGTCTCCAAGGGTCGGGAGGAAGAACGACCGGTCCGGAAGCTGTCGGGGACAGCCGTCGGCTCGATGATTCGACAAGGGGGGAGGGCCACTTCAAGATGGGGCGAGATGCGGTCTCTTTCAATCCGACACCTCCATGACGAAGCTCATGCCCGACTCGAGGTGCTCGGCGATGTGGCAGTGCACCATCCATTTTCCAGGATTCGAGAGCTCCAGCAGGATGTCAGTGGTGGACCCTGCGGGCAGCAGGACGGTGTCCTTCCAGACCATGTTCTCGTTCGGCGCTCCGTCCTGTTCCAGCACCAGAAAGCGCTGCCCGTGGATGTGCAGCGGGTGCTGCATGGTATGAAAGGCCCAGCGGTCGTTGACCAGCCGGATCTTCACCACGTCTCCGACCCGGAAGCTCCACGCGATCTCCTCGTTCTCCGCGCCGGTCGCCGCGTCCCGGAGTATCCAGGACACCTCCTTTCCGCTCGACGCCCAGTTCATCATGGGCATGGTGCCCGTCCATTCGACCGGGTTGGCGAAGGCGCGTTCGAAGAGCATGGACTGCTCGACCGCCTTGGGCAGGCCCTCCGTCTCCAGCGTGAGCACGAGCTCGCGGTCGACGGGACGGTCGAAGTGGCGGCGGTAGCGGTCGATCTCGCGACTCACCGCGCGGTTCTCGCGCAGGACGTGGAAGTCGGGCCGCGTCGCGGTCGCGGACGTGGGGTCCAGGTCGCCCTCGGATACCGCTCCGGTCGCAGTCACGAAGCCCAGGGTCGTCAGCTCCTCGTGGAATTGCCCGAGCCTGTGGTTGATCCCCTGCACGTGGTTCACCAGCCGGAACGTGGCGTCATCTTCGAAGAACGCCTCCACGACGTACCGTTCCGCCGGGCCGAGGACGACGCTTTCGGCGAAGCTTTCGCGCTCGAAACGGCTCACGTCGGATGCGACGACCTTGAGCGGCAGCGGCTGCTCGCGCCCTCCGCGACCGTCGTTCACCTCCCGGCGCAGCGAGAGGTTGAACGTCCTCGTGTTCGCGGCGTTGGTCAAGTGGAAGCGGACGATCTCGCCGCGCCCCACGCTCAGCCGATACTCCGGCTCACCGTTCACCAGAAGGATGTTTCCGAACCTTCCCATGAGGGCGAAGTTGGAGCTCTCCTCCCCGAAAGGCACCGGGCCCGCCCGGTCGAGGAGCA
This window encodes:
- a CDS encoding amidohydrolase family protein, with translation MKIILSKRPALLALALMACAGPEGEPEATPPEESPEPRGIVAVDAPTVALTNVKVIDGTGAAAMTGRTVVIADGRIAAVGADGEVEVPADAEVMDMTGHTLIPGIVGLHNHSYYTGGRGRAAQLMFSGPRLYLASGVTTIRTTGARQPYAELNLMREIEAGRAVGPTIVPTGPYLTGEMGSATMTRLEGPEQARRVVRYWAEEGIPWFKAYTWISRAELGAAIEEAHANGVKVTAHLCSVGYREAVALGIDNLEHGLFANSEYAPGKEPDDCPANFRATYGDLDVNGPEVQATFRDMIENGVAMTSTLVVYEISVYGREPIDERVYEVLAPEIAAEVRAIAEERRSNPEGAIPPELLAKAMEYERAFVDAGGLLAAGVDPTGYGAAPPGLGDQRNFQLLREAGFSAPEAVRIMTANGAAVLGMDDEIGTVEVGKVADLVVIEGDVEEMGHIRPTRIVFRQGTGWDAVALYESVIGLVGIR